TGATGTGTTTAAACAACATGTTATCATTTTCCAAACtcaggttttaaaatgttctcttgaGTCTTGACTGTACGTTGTTGCAGCAGTTTGGTTCCACACGTGTcactccctgtctctgtccatccatccatccagagGTGTCAGAGTCAGTGGACATGTCAAAGCCGATGTACAGTGACCGTCGGGAATCCCCCCTGCCTGACAAACCCTACAAAGATGTCCTGACCCCTGCTGACAAGAGcctgaaagagaaggaaaaaggacCCTGGGGCCAGCTGAGCAACGAGGAGAAGCTGGCCTGTAGGTTCTTCTCTACACGCAggccaaaaacacacatcacaacCAACTTTAAAAAAGCTACAATGAATAAATACACTCGACAAGCGCTATGGAGCTCCTATGTGTGATTGCAATGtacttattaaaaaaatacagtatatttgttcAATTCAATACTCATAAACCACATTTCATTTAAGGCCTAGGGCAACCGGTGTtgaaaagtaacaaagtacatttacagaAGTAGtactgtattttaattttatgcTGGATTCtacttctactgcactacattACAGGCAATTGGATtactgtactttttactccattaaTCTGATAGCTATAATTACTGTTAATTTGTATATTAACGTTTAAAAACCTTAGGTGAGCatattaaatacaatgaatTGCCAActacagaggagggagaagagtaTGCTggtagatttattttaatttttccaTCATTTGAGAAAGGATTCAGATAGGGAGAGTTTTGCAGCTACTCAACAGACACCACCATCCATTCAAACTTTATCACTAGCTCTGGTTTCACTAAATACATGCAGTCGTGCACACAATAGGAAAAGAAAGGACAACTTTTCTATCTCTTATGACCTCCCTCCCCGCCTGCAGTGTACCGGATCTCCTTCTGTAAGACCTACCCAGAGATGAACCAGAAGTCATCAGAGTGGAAGAGTGTGTTTGGAGGGATGTTCTTCTTCCTAGGCCTGACTGGCCTGCTGGTCATTTGGCAGGCAGCCTACGGTAAATCTGCCTTGCACTGTGACAGTCTCTTATATATTAGACAGTAATATTGCAAGAGGCTAAGAACAGACACCATTTCTGCCTGAACATCACACGCAGGGTAAATGTGTCTTGCCAGAGATCTTTTTAACAGCAGATATTTTTCACTGATCACAGCTGTCACTAACAGAATTATTGATGGCTCTGTTCCTTTTAAGTATCAGAGAGCATTACCAGTTGGGCCG
The Eleginops maclovinus isolate JMC-PN-2008 ecotype Puerto Natales chromosome 1, JC_Emac_rtc_rv5, whole genome shotgun sequence genome window above contains:
- the LOC134861767 gene encoding cytochrome c oxidase subunit 4 isoform 2, mitochondrial, which produces MLRLTAGRMGSLMARRATVALTTSSARMASHGHEVSESVDMSKPMYSDRRESPLPDKPYKDVLTPADKSLKEKEKGPWGQLSNEEKLALYRISFCKTYPEMNQKSSEWKSVFGGMFFFLGLTGLLVIWQAAYVSPPLPRTFEPESKAKQLQRMLDMRVNPVEGFGAQWDYEKNQWK